DNA from Krasilnikovia cinnamomea:
GGGTACATTCGCCCGGCTCCGCTGCTGGGGTATCGGGGAGGAGATTAACGGCGTGGACGGGCAGGACGCCAGGGTGCCGACGATCTCTCCACGTCGTCCGTTCCGGGGGGTGGCCACGACGTTCGGTGCGCTCGTCTGGGCGGGTTTCCGCCGCTGGGCGTCCTACCGGCAGGCCACGATGGCCGGATCGTTCACGAACATCGTCTTCGGGTTCCTGCGCTGTTACGTACTGTTAGCCGTCGCGGCGGCCACGGTTAACGGCCGCCCGGCCGGATACGACGAGACGCAGCTCGTCACGTACGTCTGGGTGGGCCAAGGGCTACTCACCGTAGTGGCCCTGTTGGGGTGGTCGGAGCTGTCCGACCGCATCCGGTCGGGCGAGGTGACCGTGGACCTGCTGCGCCCGGTGCATCCGGTGGTCTCGTACCTCGCCCCGGACCTGGGGCGGGCGCTGCACCGGATGATGACCCGGTTCGTGCCCCCGGTGCTCGTCGGGGCGCTTGTCTTCGACCTCTACGTACCGGGGCGCTGGTGGACCGTCCCGCTGTTCGCGGTGTCCGTCGTGCTGGCCGTGGTGATCAGCTTCGGGTGCCGCTTCCTGGTGAACGCGACCGCGTTCTGGCTGCATGACGCCCGGGGGCCGGTGATGCTGTGGACCCTCGCGGGTGGCGCGCTGGCCGGGTTGTACTTCCCGCTGCGACTGCTCCCGCACGGGCTCGCCGTGCTGCTGTGGGTCGGCACGCCGTTCCCGGGAATGCTGCAGACCCCGCTCGACGTGCTGACCGAGCGCGACCCGCCGGCCTTGCAGGCCGGCCTGGTGGGGTTGCAGGTGGTGTGGGCCGGGGCGCTGCTGGCCGCATGCGCCGCGGTGCAGCGCCGGGCGGAGCGCAGGCTGGTGGCCCAGGGTGGGTGAGCAGCGCCAGGGACGGCTTTTCGCGTACGCGGCACTGCTGGCCGCCCAGGCCCGCGCCGCCGCCTCCTACCGGGCGTCGTTCGTGGTGGAGCTGACGACCAACCTCGGCGCCACGGCGATGGACGTGCTCACCGTCGTGGTGCTGTTCCGGCCCGCGCCGCGGGTGGGCGGGTTCACGCTGGCCCAGGCGCTGCTCATGGTGAGCCTGGCGTCGTGCGCGTTCGTGGTGGCCGACATCTGCGTGGGCAACATCGACCGGCTGCAGACGTACGTGCGGGCGGGCACCCTGGACGCGGTGCTGCTCCGCCCGCTCGGCGTGCTCGCTCAGCTGATGCTCATGGATCTGCCGCTGCGCAAGGCGCTGCGACTGGTGCTGGCGCTCGTGGTGCTCGGCGTCGCGCTGCACGCGAACCCGATCGTCTGGACCCCGGCGCGGTTGGCGCTGCTGGTCACCGCCCCGCTGTTCGGCGCGGTCTTCTTCGGCTCGATCTTCGTGCTGAGCGCCAGCCTGGCGTTCTGGTGGGTGGACTCGGGCGAGCTGGGCAGTGCGTTCACGTACGGCGGGCGGGACTTCGCCTCGTACCCGGTCACGGTCTTCGAGGGCTGGTTCCGGGCGCTGTTCGCGTACGGTCTGGGCTTCGCGTTCGTGGCCTACCAGCCCGCGCTGGCCCTGCTGGGTCTCACCGACCCGCTCGGCCTGCCGCCCTGGGCCGGGTACGTCTCGCCGCTGGTCGCGCTGATCGTGGCCGGCGTGGCCGCGCTCGCGTGGCGGGCCGGGATCCGCCAGTACCGCAGCACCGGGTCGTGACCGACTGCACCGAGCGGAGCGAGGGCCAGGAGGGCATGACGGGGGAGCGAGGAGGTGGGCGGTCATGGCCGCGGTGATCGAGGCGCGGGGGCTGCGCAAGGACTTCACGGTACGGGTACGCGCCGGCCGGCTGCGCCGGGAGAAGCGGATCGTGCCGGCCGTCGCCGGGGTGGACCTGTGCGTCCAGCCGGGCGAGATGCTCGGCTACATCGGCCCCAACGGCGCGGGCAAGTCGACCACGCTGAAGATGCTGACCGGGGTGCTCACCCCGTCGGCCGGCCAGGTGTCGGTGTGCGGGCTGACCCCGGTGCCGCAGCGGACCCGGCTGGCGCTGCGCATCGGGGTGGTCTTCGGTCAGCGTTCGCAGCTGTGGTGGGACCTGCCGCTGCGCGAGTCGTTCGCGCTGCTGCGGCACGTCTACCGGGTGCCGGTCGCGGACCACGCGGCCCGGCTGCGCCGCTGCCGGGCGTTGCTGGATCTGGACGAGTTCCTGGACACCCCGGTCCGGCAGCTGTCGCTGGGCCAGCGGATGCGCGGTGAGCTGACCGCGGCGCTGCTGCACGGCCCCGAGGTGCTGTTCCTCGACGAGCCGACCATCGGCCTGGACGTGACGAGCAAGCGGGCGGTGCGCTCGTTCCTGGCGGAGCTGGGCGCGGCCGGCGACGTGACGCTGGTGCTCACCACCCACGACCTGGCCGACATCGAACGGCTCTGCCACCGGCTCGTGGTGATCGACCACGGCCGGGTGGTGCACGACGGGACGATCGACGCCCTGCACACCCGGTACGGCTCGCGCCGCCGTCTGGTCGCCGACCTCGACGCCCCGCTGCCGCCCGGGTTCGCCGTGGACGGCGCGGCGGTGTCCGCGGTCGAGGCCGACGGGCACCGGGTGAGCTTCGCGCTGGAGTCGGCGTCGGCGGGGGCGGTGGTCGCCGCGTTGACCGCGCTGGGTTCGCTGCGCGATCTGTCGCTGGTGGAGCCGGACATCGAGGACGTGGTGGCCCGGCTCTACCGGGATCGGCCGCCGGACCCGGCCGCCGGTTAGAAGCTCAGCCTGGAACGGGCGGAGCGGCGGGCTCAGCGGACGACGGCGGGCGACCAGGCGTTGGGGATGAACAGGCTCGGGGTGCCGCCGCCGTCCGCGTCGGCCACCCACACGTCCGTGGTCCGGGCGGCCATGGGGCCGGACTGCAGGCCATACAGGACGTGCTGGTCGTCGAGCCATTCCGGCTGGTCGTCGACGCTGCGGGTTTCGGCCAGCGGGGTCTGCCGCCCGGTCGCGAGGTCGAGCACGGTGAGCCGCCACTGGCCGTCGGGCAGATCGCCGTGCTTCTTGTACGCGATCCGGGTGCCGTCCGGGGACAGCGACGGGCATTCCACGTCCTCGTACAGGGCGGTGAGCCGCCGGGCGGCGACGCTGCCGCGCGCCAGCCAGGTCTTGCCGCCGGCCAGGGCGGTGGCGTAGAAGCGGTCACCGTCCGCGAACGTCACGCCCCAGAAGTTGCGGTCCCGGTCGCGCCGCACCTTCCCGTCCACGACCAGTTCGAACTTCTCCAGGTCGAGGGGTGCGCCGCCGGCCGCCGGGGTGATCGTGGTGCGGGTGGAGAACTTGCCGGGGCTGGTGTACGAGTCGCCGTACACGAAGGCCGTGACCGCGGCGTGCCCGGCGTCGGGGGCGAGCCGGGTGCGGCTGTACAGGCCGGTCAGCTTGCCCAGGTCCCGCTCGGTGGACCAGTCGGGCCGCAGCAGCCGCACCTGGTAGCTGCGGGTGGTCAGGACGGTGTGCGCGGACAGGCACACCGCGCGGGCCCGGGTGGCGTACACCCGGTCGCAGCTCGCCGGGGTGAGCGCCCGCGGGCCGGCCGGGTCGGTCAGCGGCGCCACGGCGACCTTGCCCTGGTCGGGCCCGGCGCCGGTGTTGCGGAACACCACGTGCGGTCCGGCCGACACCGACGCCCAGTCGCCGCCGGTGGCGGCGTGCGGCGCCCGTTCGGTCGCGCGCTGGGATTCCCGGCGGGCATGCACCACGTACGCGGACGCGCCGACCGCGGCCAGCACCGTGACGGCGACGACGGCCAGCAGCCGCGCGCGGCCCCGTCCGCCGGGTCCGGTCTCGCCCGGGTCGTGGGCCGCGCCGTCGTTCATCGGTCTCCGTTCGGGCCCGTCGCCGTCCCGTCCCGGCGTCGGGTCCGGGGCCGCCGACGGCTCGTGGTTCACGGGCTTCCGGCCGGTTCGGGGGAGGCGGCCGCGGCGCCGGACGGCAGCGGCGTGCGGCCGGCGCCGCGCAGCAGCACGGCGGCCACCGGCAGCGCCGCGGCCAGCAGCAGCGCGAACGCCAGCAGGCCCGGACGTGCCCCGACGGCCGACCATAGTGCACCGAACGCGACCGACGAGGCGAAACGGGCGACAACCGTGACGGTCTGGGCGGCGGCGATGCCGCTGGTCCGGGTCTCGGCGGAGACCAGGCGGCTCACCAGGGCGGGCAGGACGCCGTCGGTGGCCGCGTAGAACGTACCCAGCAGCGCCAGCACGGCCACGATCGTGACCGGCCCGCGGACCGGACCCGCGGCCACGAGGTAGACGGCCAGCAGCGCGACGTGGCCAGCCAGCAGGACCCGGGCCCGGCCCACCCGGTCGGCCAGGCGGCCCAGCGGCAGCGCCAGCAGCAGGTACGCCACGTTCGTGCCGACGAACAGCAGCGGGAACCACCGGACGTCCAGCTCATCCTGCTGCTGCAGCACCAGATAGAGGAAGCCGTCGCCGATGGTGACCGCGCCGAGCAGCGCGCAGGCCAGCAGCGGGCGGCGCAGCCGGGCTCCGGTCACCTCGCGCAGGATGTCGCCCAGCCGCACCCGGGTGCCCCGGTTGGTGCGCCGGTCCGGCACCAGCAGGACCAGGACGGCCAGGCCGACCGCGGCGACCGCGAACGCCACCACGAACACCGCGTTGTAGCCCTGGGGCACGGCGGCCAGCAGCAGGAACGCGACGAGCGGCCCGAGCGC
Protein-coding regions in this window:
- a CDS encoding ABC transporter permease, with the protein product MDGQDARVPTISPRRPFRGVATTFGALVWAGFRRWASYRQATMAGSFTNIVFGFLRCYVLLAVAAATVNGRPAGYDETQLVTYVWVGQGLLTVVALLGWSELSDRIRSGEVTVDLLRPVHPVVSYLAPDLGRALHRMMTRFVPPVLVGALVFDLYVPGRWWTVPLFAVSVVLAVVISFGCRFLVNATAFWLHDARGPVMLWTLAGGALAGLYFPLRLLPHGLAVLLWVGTPFPGMLQTPLDVLTERDPPALQAGLVGLQVVWAGALLAACAAVQRRAERRLVAQGG
- a CDS encoding TolB family protein, which produces MNDGAAHDPGETGPGGRGRARLLAVVAVTVLAAVGASAYVVHARRESQRATERAPHAATGGDWASVSAGPHVVFRNTGAGPDQGKVAVAPLTDPAGPRALTPASCDRVYATRARAVCLSAHTVLTTRSYQVRLLRPDWSTERDLGKLTGLYSRTRLAPDAGHAAVTAFVYGDSYTSPGKFSTRTTITPAAGGAPLDLEKFELVVDGKVRRDRDRNFWGVTFADGDRFYATALAGGKTWLARGSVAARRLTALYEDVECPSLSPDGTRIAYKKHGDLPDGQWRLTVLDLATGRQTPLAETRSVDDQPEWLDDQHVLYGLQSGPMAARTTDVWVADADGGGTPSLFIPNAWSPAVVR
- a CDS encoding ABC transporter permease — protein: MGEQRQGRLFAYAALLAAQARAAASYRASFVVELTTNLGATAMDVLTVVVLFRPAPRVGGFTLAQALLMVSLASCAFVVADICVGNIDRLQTYVRAGTLDAVLLRPLGVLAQLMLMDLPLRKALRLVLALVVLGVALHANPIVWTPARLALLVTAPLFGAVFFGSIFVLSASLAFWWVDSGELGSAFTYGGRDFASYPVTVFEGWFRALFAYGLGFAFVAYQPALALLGLTDPLGLPPWAGYVSPLVALIVAGVAALAWRAGIRQYRSTGS
- a CDS encoding ABC transporter ATP-binding protein, which produces MAAVIEARGLRKDFTVRVRAGRLRREKRIVPAVAGVDLCVQPGEMLGYIGPNGAGKSTTLKMLTGVLTPSAGQVSVCGLTPVPQRTRLALRIGVVFGQRSQLWWDLPLRESFALLRHVYRVPVADHAARLRRCRALLDLDEFLDTPVRQLSLGQRMRGELTAALLHGPEVLFLDEPTIGLDVTSKRAVRSFLAELGAAGDVTLVLTTHDLADIERLCHRLVVIDHGRVVHDGTIDALHTRYGSRRRLVADLDAPLPPGFAVDGAAVSAVEADGHRVSFALESASAGAVVAALTALGSLRDLSLVEPDIEDVVARLYRDRPPDPAAG
- a CDS encoding MFS transporter, with protein sequence MRDRPAAAGGAAGRVATTVLLLGVVSLLTDISSEMVAAVLPLYLTAQAGLGYLGYGLVDGAYQGVSALVRMVGGYAGDRSDRAKWIAVIGYGVSALSRIALLPAHGLAAITAVITADRLGKGLRTAPRDALIAAASPPHALGRAFGVHRMLDTIGAALGPLVAFLLLAAVPQGYNAVFVVAFAVAAVGLAVLVLLVPDRRTNRGTRVRLGDILREVTGARLRRPLLACALLGAVTIGDGFLYLVLQQQDELDVRWFPLLFVGTNVAYLLLALPLGRLADRVGRARVLLAGHVALLAVYLVAAGPVRGPVTIVAVLALLGTFYAATDGVLPALVSRLVSAETRTSGIAAAQTVTVVARFASSVAFGALWSAVGARPGLLAFALLLAAALPVAAVLLRGAGRTPLPSGAAAASPEPAGSP